A single window of Sporosarcina sp. FSL W7-1349 DNA harbors:
- a CDS encoding DEAD/DEAH box helicase encodes MKQSVFSCGLSVTDNARRGISKYAKDEFAFFAMQQAFDVHIEKGPINKHGNMAFSVFFDNEMNEALAAHLNGRVAVMECVSKNDGFLATGFHVRGRSEPVRTNRRFSTRLKFQIGRPMPLPIELYTSLRELPVAAERSEYVQKRISSWEGYLRIQERNADAEDVITSFTKARLNEDFSKLRVSCHGLKANEWKTITGFSAKFKGQSHDFGQVVQANRSQSIVEIELNRKYQAMARRQEWPSANQQELVFSNFAELSQVKRLRKGFKDLQDGLAANPNLEKILFEERPVVRISKKQLDLEFHNNLNEFQREAVTGAMTANDLYVIQGPPGTGKTTVISEICHQNVKAGLRTLVASQANLAVDNALGRLLTHQDIRILRYGRTESIEEEGKRFIEENVASHWRDQTLRAVQEHLLSHAERKNQLERELDQGVQRKEKYVQDLESIAERIRLKEAAHTEQQTIVKEWNRLNAKTEELHKELENLVQAKAELSRSAEQLDEEIEQIEAFLHVNSDKLEQNSEIERLKGQMAHLRNEIAYRETLQQIDMLSTSLETLRREMETKQRNAIQLRAFSENLPALTKLDSLKNQLAEIGIMPNDETLRNMKELNRLVATIQEEKSSYTEWLELSDRLDKALEMIEKILVREGFWKQIQQYPVPANRRYTALRDINALIDNIGRYIVRPDHKQALAVRTYSPKKFEILENVATAFNILKDRKWYTETQLAAVNESKSLFHRVKEGIAEQVKLAIYQTEQELTSLQANAEAEESKLLDMRTASSAQLAVIGEFDETAYLAEKIEQLADMEKMVASYEETIAIWNEKSMELEAKKKQQQDVANRIETNTEAHLARTAEIEKYRLQMNDLEARQQELAALLEQQPEAEQQQVQTKMKELSARMAEWEREQERLPITMALQEKWVSLLQEANDYDLDEIRKLYVRHANVIGTTCVASARRDFMEEYPDFDVVIIDEVSKATPPELLLPILKGKKIILVGDHHQLPPLVGQETMDEFLEEIEDREEKRELEKLLKESLFERLFRTLPKQNKTMLGIQYRMHESIMETIAPFYEEGDSRLLCGLDDSDTVRDHLLESRHIKRKDHLLWFDLPNAPAFYEEKAKGGTSLYNQAELNVIRDLLEDLDESVGTAKQQGRFHPDDRKSVGVISFYGEQVKRIDRLIQQELIPRHLHCRTGSVDKFQGMEMDVIVLSFVRNHREKSGSIGFAKDYRRLNVALSRARELLIVVGSSEMFTIRTKDAKSREMYGRLLDEIKKGNGLREVQGQLG; translated from the coding sequence TTGAAACAGTCAGTATTCTCCTGCGGTCTCAGTGTGACGGACAATGCCCGCAGGGGGATTTCCAAATATGCGAAAGATGAATTCGCCTTTTTTGCGATGCAGCAGGCGTTTGACGTACATATTGAAAAGGGGCCGATCAACAAACATGGGAACATGGCGTTTTCGGTTTTCTTTGATAATGAAATGAATGAGGCTTTGGCTGCCCATTTGAACGGCAGGGTGGCGGTGATGGAATGTGTCAGTAAAAATGACGGTTTTCTGGCAACCGGTTTTCATGTAAGAGGCCGTTCCGAACCGGTCCGCACGAATCGCCGTTTCTCCACCCGGTTGAAATTTCAGATCGGCCGTCCGATGCCTTTGCCGATTGAATTGTATACGAGCCTCCGGGAGCTGCCCGTGGCGGCGGAGCGTTCGGAGTATGTCCAGAAACGGATTTCCAGCTGGGAAGGTTATTTGCGTATCCAGGAACGCAATGCGGATGCAGAAGATGTCATCACTTCATTCACAAAAGCCCGATTGAATGAGGATTTCAGCAAATTGCGTGTTAGTTGTCATGGATTGAAGGCGAATGAATGGAAAACGATCACGGGATTTAGCGCGAAGTTCAAAGGGCAGTCGCATGATTTTGGCCAAGTCGTCCAAGCGAACCGATCGCAAAGCATTGTGGAGATTGAATTAAACCGCAAATATCAGGCCATGGCCCGCCGACAGGAATGGCCATCCGCCAACCAGCAGGAACTCGTTTTCAGCAATTTTGCGGAATTAAGCCAAGTGAAACGGCTGCGGAAAGGCTTTAAGGACCTTCAAGACGGGCTCGCCGCCAATCCGAACTTGGAGAAGATCCTGTTTGAAGAACGCCCGGTCGTCCGTATTTCCAAAAAACAGCTCGACCTCGAATTCCATAACAATTTGAATGAATTCCAAAGGGAAGCGGTCACGGGAGCAATGACAGCGAATGATCTATATGTCATCCAAGGGCCTCCCGGGACAGGAAAAACGACGGTCATTTCGGAGATTTGCCATCAAAATGTGAAAGCCGGCCTCCGTACCCTCGTCGCTTCTCAAGCGAATCTGGCGGTCGACAACGCCCTGGGCAGATTGCTGACCCACCAAGATATCCGGATTTTGCGCTATGGCAGGACGGAGAGCATCGAAGAAGAGGGGAAACGGTTCATCGAGGAAAATGTCGCTTCCCATTGGAGGGACCAAACGTTGCGCGCGGTGCAGGAGCATCTCCTTTCCCACGCAGAACGGAAAAATCAGTTGGAGCGGGAGCTCGACCAAGGCGTGCAGCGCAAAGAAAAATATGTCCAAGATTTAGAGTCCATCGCTGAGCGGATTCGTTTAAAAGAGGCGGCCCATACCGAGCAGCAAACCATTGTGAAAGAGTGGAATCGCTTGAACGCCAAGACGGAAGAGCTCCATAAGGAACTTGAAAACCTTGTTCAAGCGAAAGCTGAGCTGAGCCGATCCGCCGAACAACTCGATGAAGAAATCGAGCAAATCGAAGCGTTTCTTCATGTAAACAGCGACAAGCTGGAACAGAATTCTGAAATCGAACGCTTGAAAGGGCAAATGGCTCACTTGCGCAATGAAATCGCCTACCGGGAAACATTGCAGCAGATTGATATGCTGAGCACTTCGTTGGAAACATTGCGTCGGGAAATGGAAACGAAGCAGCGCAATGCCATCCAATTGCGGGCTTTCTCCGAAAATCTGCCTGCCTTGACCAAATTGGATTCATTAAAAAACCAGCTAGCGGAAATCGGGATCATGCCGAATGATGAGACCCTTCGAAACATGAAGGAACTCAACCGGCTGGTCGCCACCATCCAGGAGGAAAAATCCTCCTATACGGAGTGGCTCGAGTTGAGCGATCGTCTGGACAAAGCATTGGAAATGATCGAGAAAATATTAGTACGGGAAGGCTTTTGGAAGCAGATCCAACAGTATCCAGTCCCGGCCAACCGTCGATACACCGCCCTGCGGGATATCAATGCCTTGATCGACAATATCGGCCGTTACATCGTAAGGCCGGATCATAAGCAAGCTCTGGCGGTACGGACATATTCCCCCAAGAAATTTGAAATCCTCGAAAACGTCGCCACTGCTTTCAACATTTTAAAGGATCGGAAATGGTATACGGAAACACAGCTGGCCGCAGTGAACGAATCGAAATCGTTGTTCCATCGGGTTAAAGAGGGCATTGCCGAACAAGTGAAACTGGCCATTTATCAAACGGAACAGGAATTGACGAGCTTGCAGGCAAATGCGGAAGCAGAGGAAAGTAAACTGCTGGACATGCGAACAGCAAGCTCCGCCCAACTTGCCGTCATTGGAGAATTTGACGAAACGGCCTACTTGGCGGAAAAAATCGAACAACTGGCTGATATGGAGAAAATGGTCGCTTCATATGAAGAAACGATAGCCATCTGGAATGAAAAATCTATGGAGCTGGAAGCGAAAAAGAAGCAACAGCAGGATGTGGCAAATCGGATTGAAACAAATACAGAAGCGCATCTGGCACGGACTGCGGAAATCGAAAAATACCGCCTTCAAATGAATGACCTTGAAGCGCGTCAGCAGGAGCTGGCCGCACTTTTAGAGCAACAACCCGAAGCGGAGCAACAACAAGTACAAACTAAAATGAAGGAACTATCCGCACGAATGGCGGAATGGGAGCGGGAACAAGAGCGCTTGCCCATTACGATGGCATTGCAGGAAAAATGGGTTTCTTTATTACAAGAGGCGAACGATTATGACCTCGATGAAATCAGGAAGTTGTATGTCCGGCATGCCAATGTCATCGGGACGACTTGTGTCGCATCCGCCCGGCGGGACTTCATGGAAGAATATCCAGACTTCGATGTTGTCATCATCGATGAAGTTTCGAAAGCGACCCCACCCGAGTTATTGTTGCCGATACTGAAAGGGAAAAAGATCATATTAGTTGGGGATCATCATCAGCTGCCGCCGCTCGTCGGTCAGGAAACGATGGATGAATTCCTGGAAGAGATTGAAGATCGAGAGGAGAAACGGGAACTCGAGAAGCTGTTGAAAGAGTCTTTATTCGAACGGCTTTTCAGGACGTTGCCAAAGCAGAACAAGACGATGCTTGGCATTCAATATCGGATGCACGAAAGCATCATGGAGACGATTGCGCCGTTTTACGAGGAAGGCGATTCCCGCTTGCTTTGCGGTTTGGACGATTCGGACACAGTGCGGGATCATTTGCTGGAATCCCGTCATATCAAGAGGAAGGATCATCTGCTTTGGTTCGATCTGCCGAATGCCCCAGCGTTTTACGAGGAGAAGGCGAAAGGGGGCACCAGCCTGTACAATCAAGCGGAATTGAATGTGATCCGTGACTTGCTGGAGGATTTGGACGAAAGCGTCGGGACGGCGAAACAGCAAGGCCGATTCCATCCGGATGATCGGAAAAGCGTGGGCGTCATCAGTTTCTACGGGGAGCAAGTGAAGCGCATCGATCGGTTAATCCAGCAAGAATTGATTCCCCGGCATCTGCATTGCCGGACTGGATCGGTGGATAAATTCCAAGGGATGGAAATGGACGTCATCGTGCTGAGCTTTGTCCGGAATCATCGGGAAAAGAGCGGTAGCATCGGGTTTGCGAAAGACTACCGGCGGTTGAATGTCGCGTTGTCCCGGGCGCGGGAATTGCTTATCGTCGTCGGCAGTTCGGAAATGTTCACGATCCGAACAAAAGACGCCAAGTCACGGGAGATGTACGGACGGCTGCTGGATGAAATCAAAAAGGGGAATGGTCTGCGGGAAGTTCAAGGACAATT
- a CDS encoding DinB family protein, which produces MTIEKLQEGSKSMNAAIQEMVKLIGAADTSLLYQKPSEEEWSVMQIASHVIEAVEFWAADLEALLIVPGAKWGRNHEHVRRLAAVEETYVSGVTAEEATRRLQALMPLVDQAFSNVQEEDLAKTAPSYNPNFDGKPLSFLIDHLLIKHVEGHLGQMERHLEKVKKQAVN; this is translated from the coding sequence ATGACAATTGAAAAGTTGCAAGAAGGTTCGAAGAGCATGAATGCGGCAATCCAGGAAATGGTGAAATTGATCGGAGCGGCAGATACCTCGTTATTGTACCAAAAACCATCCGAAGAAGAATGGTCTGTCATGCAAATTGCGAGCCATGTCATCGAAGCGGTGGAGTTCTGGGCAGCGGATTTGGAAGCGTTGTTGATCGTGCCAGGAGCAAAATGGGGACGCAACCACGAACATGTCCGGCGCTTGGCAGCTGTCGAGGAAACCTATGTGTCGGGTGTGACAGCCGAAGAGGCGACGCGTCGTCTACAAGCGCTCATGCCTCTTGTTGACCAGGCGTTCTCGAATGTGCAGGAAGAAGATTTGGCGAAAACCGCTCCAAGCTACAATCCAAACTTCGATGGCAAACCGCTATCTTTCCTGATCGACCATCTGCTAATCAAACATGTAGAAGGACATTTGGGACAGATGGAGCGTCATTTGGAGAAAGTGAAAAAACAGGCAGTCAACTAA
- a CDS encoding ABC transporter ATP-binding protein: protein MLKQFFSYYKPHRRLFIIDFSSAVFVALLELVFPVAVQWFIDSLLPSGDWGRITTVSVLLLFIYILSTFLQFIVNYLGHKLGINIETDMRRELFEHVQRQSFRFFDNTKTGHIMTRITTDLFDIGEFAHHGPEDAFIAIMTIVGAFGLMYSINPELALITLVMVPVLIVIITYCNKKMNAAWHNMYGKIAEVNGRVEDSVSGSRVVKSFTNEDFEMKRFNQDNGNFRLAKLVAYKVMSWTSSSIYMSTRIMTLVVLVVGSWFTFNGQLTSGEFVSFILFVNILTKPIDKISALLEMYPKGMAGFSRFRQLMNEEPDIQDAPDAIDVPHLNGDIQLADVTFGYDGNKPVLQNISLSIKAGQTVAFVGPSGAGKTTICSLIPRFYDVHEGQITIDGLDIRQMTQKSLRSQIGIVQQDVFLFTGTVKENIAYGKLDATDEEIFEAAKRAHLEEFIANLPDGYETQIGERGLKLSGGQKQRLAIARMFLKNPPILILDEATSALDTETERIIQESLEELSENRTTLVIAHRLTTIRNADRVIVVTPDGIEEEGTYTELVEQGGMFARLHANQM, encoded by the coding sequence ATGCTAAAACAATTTTTCTCCTATTACAAACCGCACCGCAGATTGTTCATCATCGACTTTTCGAGTGCGGTGTTCGTCGCTTTGCTGGAGCTCGTCTTTCCGGTGGCCGTCCAATGGTTCATCGACAGCCTGCTCCCTTCCGGTGATTGGGGACGAATCACGACGGTCAGCGTTCTTTTGCTCTTTATATACATATTGAGCACGTTTCTGCAATTCATCGTCAACTATCTTGGCCATAAGCTCGGCATCAATATCGAAACGGATATGCGCCGGGAACTGTTCGAACATGTCCAGCGGCAGTCGTTCCGGTTTTTCGACAATACGAAGACCGGCCATATTATGACCCGCATCACAACCGATCTGTTCGATATCGGTGAATTTGCGCATCACGGGCCGGAAGATGCCTTCATCGCCATCATGACCATCGTCGGCGCCTTCGGACTCATGTATTCCATCAATCCGGAGCTGGCGCTCATCACACTTGTCATGGTGCCCGTTCTAATTGTAATTATCACGTACTGCAATAAGAAGATGAACGCCGCCTGGCATAATATGTACGGCAAAATCGCCGAAGTAAACGGACGCGTGGAAGATTCGGTCTCCGGGTCCCGCGTCGTGAAATCTTTCACGAACGAAGATTTTGAAATGAAGCGGTTCAATCAAGACAATGGCAATTTCAGGTTGGCGAAGTTGGTTGCCTATAAAGTGATGTCGTGGACCTCCTCTTCGATCTATATGTCGACCCGGATTATGACTCTCGTCGTCTTGGTCGTCGGCTCTTGGTTTACGTTCAACGGGCAATTGACATCCGGAGAGTTTGTCAGTTTCATCCTGTTCGTCAATATTCTGACGAAGCCAATCGATAAAATTAGTGCATTGCTCGAAATGTATCCGAAAGGGATGGCTGGGTTCAGTCGATTCCGCCAACTGATGAACGAAGAACCGGACATTCAAGACGCGCCGGACGCCATCGATGTCCCCCATTTGAACGGTGACATCCAACTGGCAGACGTCACGTTCGGCTACGACGGCAATAAACCCGTGCTCCAAAACATCAGCCTGTCGATCAAAGCCGGACAGACGGTCGCCTTCGTCGGTCCGTCAGGCGCAGGAAAAACGACGATTTGCTCCCTCATCCCGCGTTTCTATGATGTACATGAAGGACAGATCACGATTGACGGACTTGATATCCGCCAGATGACACAGAAGTCACTGCGCAGCCAAATCGGCATCGTCCAGCAAGACGTATTCCTCTTTACCGGGACGGTCAAAGAGAACATTGCATACGGCAAGCTCGATGCGACGGATGAAGAGATTTTCGAAGCGGCAAAACGGGCACATCTGGAAGAATTCATCGCGAATTTACCAGATGGGTACGAAACCCAGATCGGCGAACGCGGATTGAAACTGTCCGGCGGGCAGAAACAGCGCCTCGCCATCGCCCGCATGTTCCTGAAGAACCCGCCGATCCTCATCTTGGACGAAGCGACGTCCGCCCTCGACACGGAGACGGAACGCATTATCCAGGAATCGCTCGAGGAGCTGTCCGAAAACCGGACGACGCTCGTCATCGCACACCGTCTTACGACCATCCGCAATGCCGACCGCGTCATCGTCGTGACACCGGACGGTATCGAAGAGGAAGGTACCTATACGGAACTCGTCGAACAAGGCGGCATGTTCGCCAGACTGCATGCAAATCAAATGTAA
- a CDS encoding SRPBCC family protein: MPVIEHEISIDASIQVCFDLARTVEIHSGKTMLTKQKAIGGVTSGLMGLGDSVTWEVSHFGIKQKLKSRIIEMDNPCKFTDAMVQGPFQSFQHTHEFIPSGTGTRMKDTVSYQSPFGIFGKVADLLFLENYMRQFIAQHAQKVKRAAEAEKQCLFDEHS; the protein is encoded by the coding sequence ATGCCGGTTATCGAACATGAAATTTCAATTGACGCTTCCATTCAAGTTTGTTTCGATCTGGCCAGAACGGTGGAGATCCATTCGGGGAAAACGATGCTTACGAAACAAAAGGCGATTGGTGGGGTTACGTCCGGATTGATGGGGCTTGGCGATTCCGTCACCTGGGAAGTGAGCCATTTCGGAATAAAACAAAAATTGAAGTCACGAATCATAGAGATGGACAATCCATGCAAATTCACCGACGCCATGGTCCAAGGTCCTTTCCAATCTTTCCAGCATACGCATGAATTCATTCCAAGCGGCACGGGAACGAGGATGAAGGATACCGTCTCGTATCAATCTCCTTTTGGCATATTCGGTAAAGTGGCAGACTTGTTGTTTCTGGAAAACTATATGAGACAATTTATCGCTCAGCACGCCCAAAAGGTGAAACGGGCTGCGGAAGCCGAGAAGCAGTGCCTGTTCGATGAGCATTCATGA
- a CDS encoding nitroreductase family protein, with the protein MSIITGLQERRAIRNYDGRDVEDDKIRQLLEAATWAPNDRLREPWTFYVVKGEAKERYNQLAEEFLQDRFPTKPHLIESSLKVVLSTPVHIIVTSDIVPDDPDATKDNVFAVSCAIHSMWLAAHDLGLGFVWRTRGVGLVHDERLHRFIGSPENKQIIGNLFIGYPDPESLAKLKTPARTPYEEKTVWLDM; encoded by the coding sequence ATGTCAATTATAACAGGCCTGCAAGAGCGCAGGGCGATACGGAATTACGATGGACGGGACGTGGAAGACGATAAAATCCGCCAATTGCTGGAAGCCGCCACGTGGGCGCCAAACGACCGACTGCGGGAGCCTTGGACATTTTACGTAGTAAAAGGCGAAGCGAAAGAACGGTATAATCAGCTGGCGGAGGAGTTTTTGCAAGATCGTTTCCCGACGAAGCCCCATTTAATCGAAAGTTCACTGAAAGTGGTGCTGAGCACGCCAGTTCATATTATTGTGACGAGCGATATCGTGCCCGATGATCCGGACGCCACAAAAGACAATGTTTTTGCGGTCAGCTGCGCCATCCACTCGATGTGGCTCGCTGCACATGACCTCGGCCTTGGGTTTGTCTGGCGGACGCGCGGAGTCGGCCTCGTGCATGACGAACGGCTTCACCGATTCATCGGCTCGCCGGAAAATAAACAAATCATCGGCAACTTGTTCATCGGCTACCCGGATCCCGAATCACTCGCCAAACTGAAAACTCCGGCACGCACGCCATATGAGGAGAAAACCGTCTGGTTGGATATGTAA
- a CDS encoding transporter suffix domain-containing protein, whose translation MEKEIVSNEDKQKKPFLFKLGIGLLILYPILWGFAAIVPFTPFPTHIKATVITVCIVVGEIFFLIGVAFVGKEIVTKYKSKLNPKNWRRKGGKQKDEK comes from the coding sequence ATGGAAAAAGAGATAGTTTCAAACGAAGATAAGCAAAAAAAACCATTCCTTTTTAAACTTGGAATAGGGCTTCTAATCCTTTATCCAATACTATGGGGATTTGCTGCCATCGTACCATTTACCCCATTTCCAACCCACATTAAGGCCACTGTTATTACAGTATGTATAGTAGTGGGAGAAATCTTTTTTTTGATAGGTGTTGCCTTTGTCGGCAAAGAAATAGTGACTAAATATAAAAGTAAGTTAAACCCAAAAAATTGGAGAAGAAAAGGCGGTAAACAAAAAGATGAAAAATGA
- a CDS encoding MarR family transcriptional regulator: protein MKNENLPEEINQALEELWLLLEAKERDFTNFQLNNQQYTILTLIIRHPSSTPTELAEKMNITKSAISQQLVKLEMDDYIYRKQHSEDKRTFSVELGKKGLLYKKEMERFMQQITEKYYASLSPEELTNFLSALQKLTKVINEL from the coding sequence ATGAAAAATGAAAACCTACCTGAGGAAATTAATCAAGCACTTGAAGAACTATGGCTGTTACTTGAAGCAAAAGAAAGAGATTTCACAAATTTCCAATTAAATAATCAGCAATATACGATATTAACATTAATTATTCGGCATCCATCATCCACTCCTACAGAGTTAGCAGAAAAAATGAATATTACCAAAAGCGCTATCAGCCAACAGTTAGTAAAACTTGAAATGGATGATTATATTTATAGAAAACAACATTCAGAAGATAAGCGTACATTTTCGGTTGAATTAGGCAAAAAAGGATTGCTTTATAAAAAAGAAATGGAAAGATTTATGCAGCAGATTACCGAAAAATATTATGCGAGTCTATCACCCGAAGAATTAACAAACTTTTTATCCGCACTGCAAAAGCTAACAAAAGTAATTAATGAACTGTAG
- a CDS encoding cytochrome c oxidase assembly protein, which yields MPGLEFILMNQLTWNWPLLLTLLGIVALYLFAVHRYAKGKTILLQPFCFFTGCLLLLLVVVSPFAIISHVSFSLHMIQMSILYFIVPPLLLLGIPEQLLHRLPRLPKSSWLKMNPFPRNIALYTFASLFLLYHTPFILTFLVGHPLLQNSYLLLLFALSFGMWHPIASPDPLLRLCTCKMKQYTFCSGLAITPACLLFIGAAILENTSNPLLMQLTAHICIPSSSGKPPILPSPFNTKYDQLLAGILMMGLHKFSLAMALRLERKISARFYAEVEKEYGDCQ from the coding sequence TTGCCAGGCTTGGAATTCATTCTTATGAATCAGTTGACATGGAATTGGCCGTTGCTCCTTACGCTACTTGGCATTGTTGCCCTATATCTGTTTGCCGTCCATCGATACGCCAAAGGGAAAACAATTCTCCTGCAACCCTTCTGCTTTTTCACAGGCTGTTTGCTTCTGCTGCTAGTCGTCGTTAGTCCTTTTGCAATTATCAGCCATGTCTCATTCAGTTTACATATGATTCAAATGAGCATCCTGTACTTCATCGTCCCGCCTCTTCTACTGTTAGGCATTCCGGAGCAACTGCTTCACCGCCTGCCGCGTTTGCCGAAGTCCAGCTGGCTGAAAATGAATCCCTTTCCCCGAAACATAGCTCTGTATACATTTGCTTCATTATTCCTCCTCTATCACACCCCATTCATCCTGACATTTCTTGTTGGCCATCCCTTATTACAAAACAGCTATTTGCTCCTTTTATTCGCTTTATCCTTTGGCATGTGGCATCCGATCGCGTCGCCCGATCCTTTGCTACGGTTATGCACTTGCAAAATGAAACAGTACACTTTTTGCAGCGGGCTTGCGATCACGCCGGCCTGTCTTTTATTTATCGGGGCGGCTATTTTGGAAAATACAAGCAACCCGTTACTCATGCAGCTGACCGCCCATATTTGCATCCCGTCTTCTTCAGGTAAACCGCCCATCCTCCCCTCGCCCTTTAACACGAAATACGACCAACTGCTGGCGGGCATTCTCATGATGGGATTGCATAAGTTCAGTTTGGCCATGGCCCTTCGGCTGGAACGCAAAATATCTGCACGCTTCTACGCGGAAGTGGAGAAGGAATATGGCGACTGTCAATAA
- a CDS encoding amidohydrolase family protein — MRIFDAHFHIIDFDFPIVENQGYLPPSYVVEDYQQEAAELNVAGGAIVSGSFQGFDQEYLVNALNKMGSTFCGVTQLPFTVTDEEIINLHEKGVKALRFNIKRGGSEDLSKLDYLARRVYEVAGWHSELYIDAKELPEIASTIEKLPAISIDHLGLSEEGLPHLLQLIDKGVRVKASGFGRVELDVEHALTSIYATNPDALMFGTDLPSTRAKRPFQYGDIELIQQLFDEQATDKILYTNAFNWYFK; from the coding sequence TTGAGAATTTTTGATGCTCATTTTCATATTATTGATTTTGATTTCCCAATTGTTGAAAACCAAGGATATTTGCCGCCTAGTTATGTTGTAGAAGACTATCAACAGGAAGCTGCTGAGTTGAATGTAGCAGGTGGAGCGATCGTCTCGGGTTCATTCCAAGGATTTGACCAAGAATATTTAGTAAACGCACTTAATAAAATGGGTTCCACATTTTGTGGTGTCACACAATTACCTTTTACGGTGACGGACGAAGAAATTATAAACTTACATGAAAAAGGGGTAAAAGCATTACGGTTTAATATAAAACGAGGCGGTTCAGAGGATCTATCAAAGCTCGATTACTTGGCGAGGAGAGTTTATGAGGTAGCTGGATGGCATAGCGAACTTTATATCGATGCAAAAGAATTACCCGAAATTGCATCGACTATTGAAAAGCTACCAGCTATTTCAATTGACCATTTAGGGCTGTCAGAAGAAGGCTTACCGCATTTATTACAATTAATTGATAAAGGCGTCCGAGTAAAAGCATCAGGTTTTGGGCGTGTGGAACTAGATGTCGAACATGCTTTAACATCTATTTATGCAACAAACCCGGATGCGCTAATGTTTGGAACAGATTTGCCCTCTACAAGAGCCAAAAGACCGTTTCAGTACGGAGACATTGAATTAATTCAACAGCTGTTTGACGAACAAGCTACTGATAAAATTCTGTATACCAATGCTTTCAATTGGTATTTCAAGTGA
- a CDS encoding cupin domain-containing protein: MSSSIDYSLPTAQFAIDMNKSPFFKKDDQNYITIAGVEQLNTLKNLSFLDIHLSKDNVIEPHYHQNAEEVVYCIAGGVSVGLLNPFTKQYQHYSLSPGKLINIPRGWWHYEVATMEDTHLFAIFDAPTPEIILGSDFLSLTPPEIMAHTYCLNETQWKRAISPIKPSMIIGPPIDCRQTNPYPYPYPYY; this comes from the coding sequence TTGAGTTCTTCCATCGATTATTCATTGCCGACGGCGCAGTTTGCTATTGATATGAATAAAAGCCCTTTTTTCAAAAAAGACGATCAGAATTACATTACAATTGCCGGTGTCGAGCAGCTGAACACGTTGAAAAATCTATCATTTCTTGACATTCACCTAAGCAAAGACAATGTCATTGAACCACATTATCATCAAAATGCGGAAGAGGTCGTCTATTGTATTGCAGGAGGCGTTTCAGTCGGTCTATTGAACCCATTCACGAAACAATACCAACATTATTCGCTATCCCCTGGGAAGCTTATTAATATTCCGCGCGGTTGGTGGCATTACGAAGTGGCCACGATGGAGGATACCCATTTGTTTGCTATTTTCGACGCCCCCACTCCGGAGATCATTCTCGGATCCGATTTCTTATCATTGACGCCCCCCGAGATCATGGCACACACCTATTGCCTGAACGAAACCCAATGGAAAAGAGCCATTTCCCCAATCAAGCCTTCGATGATAATCGGGCCGCCGATAGACTGCCGTCAAACGAACCCATATCCTTACCCGTATCCTTATTATTAG